The Rhizobium etli 8C-3 genome has a segment encoding these proteins:
- a CDS encoding DUF1236 domain-containing protein, which yields MFSKIFISTTAIALMSGAALAGSSTVNGAVGGAATGAIVGGPAGAAVGGAAGAVVGTLLDPPPKVVTYVREAPPPADTVVIKEKVVVGQPLPEAVAITPVPDDPKYAYTVVNDQRVIVEPSSRKVIQIVN from the coding sequence ATGTTTAGCAAAATCTTCATCTCTACCACCGCGATCGCCCTCATGTCGGGTGCTGCCCTTGCAGGGTCTTCGACGGTTAACGGCGCGGTTGGCGGTGCAGCCACAGGCGCAATCGTCGGCGGTCCGGCCGGCGCCGCAGTCGGTGGCGCAGCAGGTGCGGTCGTCGGGACGCTGCTCGATCCGCCGCCGAAGGTTGTGACCTATGTGCGTGAAGCGCCTCCTCCGGCAGACACCGTCGTCATCAAGGAGAAGGTCGTCGTCGGGCAACCTCTGCCTGAGGCCGTCGCAATCACGCCGGTGCCCGATGATCCTAAATACGCCTATACGGTGGTCAACGACCAGCGTGTGATTGTGGAGCCCTCCTCGCGGAAGGTCATACAGATCGTTAACTGA
- a CDS encoding antibiotic biosynthesis monooxygenase — MEQVTRIMHRRADPGREKDYEELARGMLEACSRAKGYLFSTLIPPRVEGEEFHVVQTFASQADLDTWRQSRAAHEWHERINEVCAHTPEYRTFNTADLWFSTTGLTVNNQPPRWRMAIVIWMGIFPIASFYIWFLFPVLEPVPFIPRMVIFTALIVITMFFGALPYLLRWMGWFLHK; from the coding sequence ATGGAACAGGTGACACGCATCATGCACCGTCGGGCCGATCCCGGCCGGGAGAAAGACTATGAGGAACTCGCAAGGGGCATGCTCGAGGCCTGCTCGCGCGCCAAGGGTTATCTGTTCTCCACGCTCATCCCTCCACGTGTCGAGGGCGAGGAGTTCCATGTCGTTCAGACCTTCGCGTCGCAGGCTGATCTTGATACCTGGCGGCAGTCCCGGGCTGCCCATGAATGGCACGAACGCATCAACGAGGTCTGCGCACACACTCCAGAATACCGGACATTCAACACGGCCGATCTTTGGTTCTCGACGACGGGACTGACGGTTAACAACCAGCCGCCGCGCTGGCGCATGGCGATCGTGATCTGGATGGGCATCTTTCCCATCGCATCCTTCTACATATGGTTCCTGTTCCCCGTTCTGGAACCGGTGCCGTTCATCCCGCGCATGGTGATCTTTACAGCCTTGATCGTAATCACGATGTTTTTCGGCGCGTTGCCGTATCTACTTCGCTGGATGGGATGGTTCTTGCACAAGTAG
- a CDS encoding DUF3861 family protein: protein MPHTYHLTLKHLSGQRENPVGETVYECKFNTHDDLTKITKKERRNEVPEAEVFEFCAGLKLLTEVTMKHCGNPKFAECFPHLDTFILGIKVSVGTECA, encoded by the coding sequence TTGCCGCACACATACCATCTGACGCTCAAGCATCTTTCCGGCCAGCGAGAAAATCCCGTCGGAGAAACAGTGTACGAATGCAAATTCAACACCCACGACGACCTGACGAAGATCACAAAGAAGGAAAGGCGCAACGAGGTTCCCGAAGCCGAAGTCTTTGAATTCTGCGCCGGTCTCAAGCTCCTCACCGAGGTCACCATGAAGCATTGCGGCAATCCGAAATTCGCAGAATGTTTTCCCCATCTCGATACCTTCATCCTTGGCATTAAGGTGTCAGTCGGTACGGAGTGTGCGTGA
- a CDS encoding GXWXG domain-containing protein has translation MASWLQSLEPVQPRHMIGLWKGVGIPSGHPLDGVLENLHWFGKRFYADMRADALLFQRRSGRLVAIDPSYIPIGLAIKAAPLGRTALARILFLHLQESLRAKDTTASITLRTLEQVESAAMIYDKQPIVDHFRLAGHGDLVGMMCVREDPRRYFFRLRRVKEIGT, from the coding sequence ATGGCTTCCTGGTTGCAGTCACTGGAGCCTGTCCAACCAAGGCACATGATCGGGCTTTGGAAAGGCGTTGGCATCCCCTCGGGTCATCCCCTGGATGGCGTCCTCGAAAATTTGCACTGGTTCGGAAAGCGTTTTTATGCCGATATGCGGGCGGATGCTTTGCTCTTCCAACGGCGGTCTGGAAGGCTTGTGGCGATCGATCCCAGCTATATCCCCATCGGGCTCGCCATCAAGGCGGCACCATTGGGACGAACGGCTCTTGCAAGGATCCTGTTTCTGCATCTTCAGGAGTCGTTGCGTGCAAAAGATACAACGGCTTCGATAACGCTCCGAACACTCGAACAGGTCGAGAGCGCGGCAATGATCTACGACAAGCAGCCCATCGTGGACCACTTCCGGCTTGCAGGCCATGGCGACCTGGTAGGGATGATGTGCGTGCGCGAGGACCCACGTCGGTATTTCTTCAGGCTTCGAAGAGTGAAGGAAATAGGCACGTAG
- a CDS encoding MarR family winged helix-turn-helix transcriptional regulator, whose amino-acid sequence MSEEITNLLSEISRQFRMQLRAAAIDGEEPTPFQSEVVAIVGRNSGIGTLALAQLSGRDKAQITRIVAELETLGLVRRERSTRDRRLSLLTLTNAGDDLFRQISARRTALSATMLGPLTLGEREQLLVMLLKMRSALKSSAESDDETTGVVGSSHSRSARPL is encoded by the coding sequence ATGAGCGAAGAAATCACCAACCTGCTGAGCGAAATTTCCAGGCAATTCCGGATGCAACTGCGCGCGGCGGCCATCGACGGCGAAGAGCCGACGCCGTTTCAGAGCGAGGTCGTGGCCATTGTCGGCCGCAACAGCGGTATCGGAACGCTCGCGTTGGCGCAGCTTTCCGGGCGCGACAAGGCCCAAATAACGAGGATTGTCGCCGAGCTGGAAACGCTGGGACTTGTCAGACGCGAACGCTCAACGCGGGATCGCCGGTTGTCATTGCTGACGTTGACCAATGCCGGAGATGACCTGTTTCGACAGATAAGCGCGAGACGGACTGCACTCTCCGCCACCATGCTGGGCCCGCTCACTCTTGGAGAGCGCGAGCAACTGCTAGTGATGTTGCTGAAGATGCGGTCTGCTCTCAAAAGCAGTGCCGAGAGCGATGACGAGACGACGGGCGTCGTCGGGTCGAGCCACTCTCGAAGCGCGCGCCCCTTGTGA
- a CDS encoding M81 family metallopeptidase yields MRIFTAALATETNTFSPICVDRRAFEASLYAPPGQHPETPTLCTAPITVGRRVAAAKGWDLIEGTATWADPAGLVNRSTYEDLRDEILAQLRAAMPVDAVVLGLHGAMVAAGYEDTEGDILARIREIVGPDILVCAELDPHSHLTAKRVAALDFAVYFKEFPHTDFVERAEDLWRIAVDTLEGRVKPVVSVFDCRMIDVFPTSRQPMRSFVDKIIEIERDDPDVLSISVVHGFMVGDVPEMGTKMLVVTDDKPEKGAALARDLGLELFGKRGTFMAPQINEKEAVARALAATAWPVVIADIWDNPGGGTAGDATVILEELLSHGATDTAIGTIWDPMAVQICFAAGEGAEIPLRFGAKSAPGTGNPIDGTVTVVKLVRDAEMQFGESLAPFGDAAHVVLNGLDIILNSTRAQSFDASLFTVMGIDPTKKKILVIKSTNHFFASFSKIATEILYCSAGTPYPNNPAKTPYRRAPRNIWPMVAHPHGNERGSA; encoded by the coding sequence TTGCGCATTTTCACAGCAGCTCTGGCGACCGAGACCAACACCTTCTCACCAATTTGTGTCGACCGGCGGGCTTTCGAGGCTTCGCTTTACGCACCACCGGGACAGCACCCAGAAACGCCGACGCTTTGCACTGCCCCGATCACCGTCGGCAGGCGTGTGGCCGCGGCAAAGGGCTGGGACCTGATTGAAGGGACGGCAACCTGGGCGGATCCGGCCGGGCTCGTCAACCGTTCCACCTATGAAGATTTGCGCGACGAGATACTTGCTCAGCTGCGTGCCGCGATGCCGGTTGACGCGGTCGTCCTCGGGCTGCACGGAGCCATGGTGGCGGCCGGATACGAAGATACCGAAGGCGACATTCTTGCGCGCATCCGCGAGATCGTGGGACCTGATATTCTCGTCTGCGCCGAGCTCGACCCGCACAGCCATCTGACCGCAAAGCGCGTGGCGGCCCTCGACTTTGCCGTCTACTTCAAGGAATTCCCGCACACGGATTTCGTCGAGCGCGCCGAAGATCTGTGGCGCATCGCCGTCGATACGCTTGAAGGCAGGGTAAAACCTGTCGTTTCCGTCTTCGATTGCCGAATGATCGACGTCTTCCCCACGTCGCGCCAACCGATGCGCTCCTTCGTCGACAAGATCATCGAGATCGAAAGGGACGACCCTGATGTCCTGTCGATTTCCGTTGTCCACGGCTTCATGGTCGGTGACGTTCCCGAAATGGGAACGAAGATGCTGGTGGTGACGGATGACAAGCCGGAAAAGGGAGCAGCGCTTGCCCGCGACCTGGGCCTTGAACTGTTTGGCAAGCGCGGAACTTTCATGGCACCTCAGATAAACGAGAAGGAAGCGGTCGCGCGCGCTCTGGCTGCCACCGCCTGGCCGGTTGTCATCGCCGATATCTGGGACAATCCGGGCGGCGGTACCGCAGGTGATGCAACCGTCATTCTCGAAGAATTGCTGAGCCATGGGGCAACGGATACGGCGATCGGCACGATCTGGGACCCGATGGCTGTGCAGATCTGTTTTGCGGCAGGGGAGGGCGCTGAGATTCCGCTTCGATTCGGTGCGAAATCGGCGCCCGGCACCGGAAATCCGATCGATGGAACAGTGACGGTCGTCAAGCTCGTGAGAGATGCCGAAATGCAGTTCGGCGAGAGCCTCGCACCCTTCGGCGATGCTGCTCATGTGGTTCTCAACGGCCTCGACATCATCTTGAACTCAACGCGTGCCCAGAGCTTTGATGCCAGCCTTTTTACAGTCATGGGCATTGATCCGACCAAGAAGAAGATCCTGGTCATCAAATCTACGAACCACTTCTTCGCGTCGTTTTCGAAGATTGCCACCGAAATCCTCTATTGTTCCGCGGGGACGCCATATCCTAACAATCCGGCCAAGACGCCCTATCGCCGGGCACCGAGAAACATCTGGCCGATGGTGGCCCACCCTCATGGAAATGAACGTGGATCCGCATAG
- a CDS encoding Spy/CpxP family protein refolding chaperone codes for MENEDKNLADLTFSEPASKGWGRRAAIGGLVAVAVVGAAGFAAARSDVFGFGMGGHMMQAHMGGGGFMEHRLGSVLDELDATSEQEDKLWEIIDKARDEIGPVFRDFRETRAQVIELLGAPTIDRAAAEKLRSERIAAIDEASRKMTTALLDAAAVLTPEQRVKLVEHLKERRGHGRW; via the coding sequence ATGGAAAATGAGGACAAGAACCTGGCGGACCTGACTTTCAGCGAGCCAGCCTCGAAAGGATGGGGGCGGCGCGCCGCGATTGGCGGCCTGGTAGCCGTCGCTGTCGTGGGCGCGGCCGGTTTTGCAGCCGCGCGGAGCGATGTTTTCGGCTTCGGCATGGGCGGCCACATGATGCAAGCACATATGGGAGGCGGCGGCTTTATGGAACACCGACTAGGCTCCGTGCTTGACGAACTCGATGCGACATCCGAGCAGGAAGACAAGCTTTGGGAGATCATCGACAAGGCTCGCGATGAGATCGGGCCGGTTTTCCGGGACTTCCGCGAGACGCGTGCGCAGGTTATCGAACTCCTTGGGGCTCCGACTATAGACCGGGCCGCGGCCGAGAAGCTGCGCAGCGAGCGTATTGCGGCCATCGACGAGGCCTCGCGCAAGATGACGACTGCTCTGCTCGACGCCGCTGCAGTTTTGACGCCGGAACAACGCGTTAAGCTCGTCGAGCATTTGAAAGAGCGCAGGGGCCACGGCCGGTGGTAA
- a CDS encoding response regulator, producing the protein MAERVLIVDDDTRLSAMLADYLSGNGYTVHAAATAAAGLTDLGRRMPDVVILDVMLPDLDGFETCRRMRAVSDVPILMLTAKGEETDRIVGLELGADDYLPKPFNPRELLARLKAILRRRNGSAAVSRVLRFGRLEIDPGSRSVRIDGDECVLTSYQFDLLVALAENAGRTLSRERLMDTVKGEELEAFDRSIDVHISRIRAAIEIDPKHPRRIITVRGAGYVFARFQDEER; encoded by the coding sequence ATGGCGGAACGGGTCTTGATTGTTGACGACGATACGCGCCTCTCCGCCATGCTCGCCGACTATCTCTCCGGCAACGGTTACACCGTCCACGCCGCGGCGACGGCCGCGGCGGGCCTCACCGACCTTGGCCGCCGGATGCCGGACGTCGTGATCCTCGATGTCATGCTGCCGGACCTTGACGGCTTCGAGACGTGCCGGCGCATGCGCGCGGTTTCGGACGTGCCGATCTTGATGCTCACGGCCAAGGGTGAAGAGACAGATCGTATCGTCGGGCTGGAGCTTGGAGCCGACGACTACCTGCCCAAGCCTTTCAATCCGCGCGAATTGCTGGCGCGTCTGAAGGCGATCCTGCGCCGCCGAAACGGGAGCGCAGCGGTTTCACGCGTCCTGCGCTTCGGACGGCTGGAGATCGATCCGGGATCCCGCTCGGTCAGGATCGACGGCGACGAATGTGTCCTGACCAGCTACCAGTTCGACCTGCTTGTGGCGTTGGCCGAAAATGCCGGGCGCACGCTGTCGCGCGAACGGTTGATGGACACGGTCAAGGGAGAGGAGTTGGAGGCGTTCGACCGCTCGATCGACGTCCATATATCGCGCATCAGGGCGGCGATCGAAATCGATCCCAAGCATCCAAGACGCATCATAACCGTGCGCGGCGCCGGCTATGTCTTCGCCCGTTTCCAGGACGAAGAGAGATAG
- a CDS encoding PPC domain-containing DNA-binding protein: MKSKELAESDPWRERNFVLVLEDGEEAFEAITRFAEEQKIGGASLTAIGAFSSATLGFFEFATKNYKEIPVEEQTEVLSAIGDIATGDDGKASLHMHVVLGLPDGATRGGHLIKGAVHPTLEIIIREGAAGFRRRKREDLGIALIDL, from the coding sequence ATGAAGAGCAAGGAACTTGCCGAAAGTGATCCATGGCGCGAGCGCAACTTTGTGCTCGTCCTCGAGGATGGCGAAGAGGCCTTCGAAGCAATAACGCGCTTTGCCGAAGAGCAAAAGATCGGCGGCGCGTCGCTAACCGCTATCGGAGCCTTCAGTAGCGCCACGCTTGGCTTCTTCGAGTTCGCGACGAAGAATTATAAGGAAATCCCGGTTGAGGAACAGACCGAGGTCCTAAGTGCCATTGGCGACATTGCTACCGGCGACGACGGCAAGGCCAGCCTGCATATGCATGTCGTCCTCGGCCTGCCAGACGGAGCCACCCGAGGCGGCCATCTTATCAAGGGCGCGGTTCATCCTACACTGGAGATCATCATACGCGAAGGCGCAGCCGGCTTCCGCCGCAGAAAGCGCGAAGACCTCGGAATCGCCCTTATAGACCTGTAG
- a CDS encoding DUF1236 domain-containing protein produces the protein MNRKILPALLASLALGASPIGLLSTSAQDATPILPKKGAAQGEQPQSGTSQQPSDTESPSTGSGQEAPSGGSGNATTEQPDSGGTGTSGSASQSTDKPATQQQDTTKPAGESTSQQAPATESESGKSSTQSSGETTSPDGKAPSDKPSDATGSGETGTTGASPSTETSGQSTSTATETDVNISVEQKTEIQQVVKEVNVEPVREVDFTVEVGTAIPKTIRLEPLPPRIVKIVPQYEGYRFFILADGRIVIVEPSTFKIVYIIA, from the coding sequence ATGAACCGCAAAATCCTACCTGCCCTGCTCGCCTCGCTCGCGCTTGGCGCTTCGCCAATTGGTCTGCTTTCAACATCCGCGCAGGATGCCACCCCGATATTGCCCAAGAAAGGCGCGGCGCAAGGCGAGCAGCCGCAATCCGGAACATCGCAGCAGCCGTCAGACACAGAATCGCCAAGCACTGGCTCGGGTCAAGAAGCTCCGTCCGGAGGATCGGGCAACGCCACAACCGAGCAACCCGATAGCGGAGGAACGGGAACGTCCGGCTCGGCTTCACAAAGCACTGATAAGCCTGCCACTCAACAGCAAGACACAACGAAACCTGCCGGGGAATCCACTTCTCAGCAGGCGCCTGCAACCGAAAGCGAAAGCGGAAAGAGCTCGACTCAGAGCTCCGGCGAAACAACTTCGCCTGATGGAAAAGCCCCATCCGACAAGCCGTCCGACGCCACCGGATCGGGCGAGACTGGCACGACGGGGGCAAGCCCGTCGACGGAAACGTCCGGCCAATCCACTTCCACGGCCACTGAGACCGATGTCAATATCTCTGTCGAACAGAAAACCGAAATCCAGCAGGTCGTGAAGGAAGTCAATGTCGAGCCGGTTCGCGAGGTCGACTTCACTGTTGAGGTTGGCACAGCCATACCAAAGACGATCCGACTTGAGCCGCTGCCGCCGCGGATCGTCAAGATCGTCCCGCAATACGAAGGCTACCGCTTCTTCATACTGGCAGATGGCAGGATCGTCATCGTCGAACCATCGACGTTCAAGATCGTCTACATCATCGCCTGA